The sequence below is a genomic window from Actinokineospora baliensis.
ACCTCCGGTAACTGCGGCATGGCCCTGGGGTCTGCCGGGTCGAGCGGGCCGCTGATGCCGCGGACGACGTCCTGGGTGTTCTCGTCCCAGATCTTGCTGAACCCCCAGGACACCACGTGCACCACACCGGTCGGCGCGCGGCCGTTGGCGAAGTACCGCTCCCTGGTGCGTTCGGCGGGGTCCGAGAACTTCTGGCCGGGCACCACTACCAGCTCGATGTGCCGCTTGCCCTGGTCGGTCGCGGTGACGAACCGGTCCTTCTCGTAGTTCGGGCTCTCCCTGGGCGTGATGGGGTCGTCGCCTTCGAGCCGCCTGCGCAGCGCCTGGTGCAGGAAGGACTTGCCGGTGCCGGGCATGCCGGTGATGGCCATCCCGGTCTGCCGCCGCGGCAGCGGGTTCCACCGCCGCTTGATCACCAACCGGTCGCGGGCGGGTGCGTCTCGGCCCAGCAGCGGCGCGCAGTCCTCGGGCCACTTGCCGCGCACCGCGTCCCAGTAGTCCACCGCACCCTCCCGGCCGTGATCACCGGGTGGATCGCCCCCAGGTCGGCAGGCGTTACCGGACCTCGGTCCGGGTCAGCCGGTCAGTCGGTCAGTCGGTCAGTCGGTCCAGGCGTCGGCGAGCAGGGCGCGGGTGTCGCCGAGCAGTTGCGGGAGGACCTTGGTGTGGCCGATGACCGGCATGAAGTTGGCGTCCCCGCCCCACCGGGGCACCAGGTGCTGGTGCAGGTGGGCGGCGATCCCGGCGCCCGCGACGACGCCCTGGTTCATGCCGATGTTGAACCCGTGGGGGGCGGCGACCTTGCGGGCCACGCGCATCGCCTGCTGGGTGAACCTGGCCAGCTCGTCGGTCTCGGCTTCGGTCAGGTCGGTGTAGTCGGCGACGTGCCTATAGGGCACGACCATGAGGTGACCGGGGTTGTACGGGTACAGGTTGAGCACCGCGTACACCGTCTCGCCACGCGCCACGACCAGCGCTTCGGCGTCGTCGAGGTGCACCAAGGCGCAGAAGGGGCAGCCCGCGCTGCTGTCGCCCTCGGGCTTGTTCTCCCCCTTTATGTACGCCATCCGGTGGGGGGTCCACAGCCGCTGGAGGGCATCGGGGACTCCCACCCCCTCTTGGGGAACGAGCTCAGGCCCCTCGGTGGGGATGGATCCAGCCATGCCCTGATCCTAGTAGCGCCCCTCGGCGACGCATCGCCCCTGGACAGCGACATCGCATTGCGACAGACAGCGTAAGAGGCCCCACCAGGAGGTGAGGCCCCTTAGGCGTGTCCGCTAGCTGCCGTACGTCGTCTGCGTCTGGGCGTTGAGCTCGGTCCAGCGGTAGGACTTCGCCGGGTCCGTGGCGGGGTCGTTGATCTCGAGGACGTCGAAGCCCTTGCCGAGGCCGTTCGCGTAGATGTAGCCGTTGTAGTAGTACGCCGACCACACGCCGCCGCCCTCACCGGCGACGGCCGCGGGGCCGCGCTCGAAGAAGCCGATCTCCTTGGGCTGCGACGAGTTGGTGTAGTCGACCAGTTGGACGCCGCCGGAGTACCAGGCCTGGACCATGATGTCGCGGCCGGG
It includes:
- a CDS encoding HIT family protein, which produces MAGSIPTEGPELVPQEGVGVPDALQRLWTPHRMAYIKGENKPEGDSSAGCPFCALVHLDDAEALVVARGETVYAVLNLYPYNPGHLMVVPYRHVADYTDLTEAETDELARFTQQAMRVARKVAAPHGFNIGMNQGVVAGAGIAAHLHQHLVPRWGGDANFMPVIGHTKVLPQLLGDTRALLADAWTD